In Calothrix sp. PCC 7507, one DNA window encodes the following:
- a CDS encoding Uma2 family endonuclease — MYQTDPPRSPKEVLPTMYDLKSEDPNEPGLPDEFHIFQPQLLRETFRPANYPSDQIFVATDLNLYYDVRHPLWYKRPDWFAAVGVPRLYEEKDLRLSYVVWQEGVNPFIVVELLSPGTEKEDLGQTLRDIEQPPTKWEVYEQILRVPYYAIFDRYKYQFRVFKLDGGRYSEVVLSELRLWIPELELGLGVWQGSYQNIEQAWLRWCDGTGNWVLTPVEQERQQTEKLIAQLKALGVEPNLG; from the coding sequence ATGTATCAAACTGACCCGCCGCGATCGCCAAAAGAAGTGCTACCGACAATGTATGATCTTAAGAGTGAAGATCCAAATGAACCCGGTTTGCCTGACGAGTTTCATATATTCCAACCCCAATTACTTCGAGAGACGTTTCGTCCTGCAAATTACCCCAGCGACCAGATTTTTGTTGCTACCGACCTAAATCTTTACTATGATGTGCGTCACCCGCTTTGGTATAAGCGGCCAGATTGGTTTGCTGCTGTTGGTGTCCCTCGTCTTTACGAAGAAAAAGACTTACGCCTAAGTTATGTTGTATGGCAAGAGGGAGTTAATCCTTTTATCGTGGTTGAGTTGCTGTCCCCTGGTACTGAAAAAGAAGATTTGGGACAAACTTTAAGAGATATTGAGCAACCGCCAACAAAATGGGAAGTATATGAGCAGATTCTACGGGTTCCTTATTACGCTATATTTGACCGTTATAAATATCAGTTTAGAGTGTTTAAGTTGGATGGCGGCCGTTATTCTGAAGTGGTGCTGTCAGAATTACGCTTGTGGATACCAGAATTAGAATTAGGTTTGGGAGTATGGCAGGGAAGCTATCAAAATATTGAACAGGCTTGGTTACGTTGGTGTGATGGGACAGGTAACTGGGTGTTAACTCCTGTAGAACAGGAAAGACAACAAACAGAAAAATTGATAGCACAATTAAAAGCGCTTGGCGTTGAACCAAATTTAGGTTAG
- a CDS encoding DUF433 domain-containing protein, with product MTIQELENQVLALHPTEKAAIIQSLTQTINIGAKGITKTPGVCSGEACIAGTRIAIWLLVEARHLGITEAQLLQDYSHISAADLVNAWMYADAYPEEIKAAIRANEVA from the coding sequence ATGACTATCCAAGAACTAGAAAATCAAGTTTTAGCACTACATCCAACAGAAAAAGCAGCAATTATCCAAAGTCTCACTCAAACTATCAATATTGGAGCTAAAGGTATCACTAAAACACCTGGTGTCTGCAGTGGAGAAGCTTGTATTGCAGGAACCCGCATTGCTATTTGGCTATTAGTTGAAGCGCGTCATCTTGGTATTACTGAAGCACAACTTTTGCAAGATTATTCTCATATTAGTGCAGCCGATTTAGTTAACGCTTGGATGTACGCAGATGCTTATCCTGAAGAAATCAAAGCTGCTATCCGCGCTAATGAGGTTGCTTAA
- a CDS encoding ATP adenylyltransferase gives MGQRKILLKPGTLWTSVKNQTAHALECGALLSIPTEFEFVEQDGVNFLVRILSNLERKKTAKKKQDKEFNPFLPYEEDLFVADISDTHVCILNKFNVVDYHLLIITRAFEEQQSLLTLEDFAAMWACLADYDGLVFYNSGKIAGASQRHKHLQIVPLPLAPSGTQIPISPLLSSAKFPQVRATIPGLPFLHAFASLDSGCMQPPFTAAAATLEQYQTLLQALDLQASDPYNLLVTREWMLIVPRSHEKFESISVNSLGFAGALLVRNQTEMQILKEQGPMNILKSVGVAIISEL, from the coding sequence ATGGGACAAAGAAAAATATTGCTGAAACCTGGCACTTTATGGACAAGTGTCAAAAACCAAACTGCACATGCGCTAGAATGTGGTGCGCTGTTATCAATTCCTACAGAATTTGAATTTGTCGAACAAGATGGTGTTAACTTCTTAGTACGGATTTTATCTAATCTTGAGCGCAAAAAAACTGCCAAGAAAAAGCAAGATAAGGAATTTAATCCTTTTCTTCCCTACGAAGAGGATTTATTTGTTGCAGATATTTCTGACACCCATGTCTGTATCTTGAACAAATTCAACGTTGTGGACTATCATCTGCTGATTATCACCCGTGCTTTTGAAGAACAGCAAAGCTTACTCACTTTAGAAGATTTTGCGGCAATGTGGGCGTGTTTGGCAGACTACGACGGGTTAGTATTTTATAACAGCGGTAAGATTGCAGGTGCAAGTCAGCGACATAAACATTTGCAAATTGTACCACTACCGCTTGCACCTTCAGGAACGCAGATACCCATTTCCCCTTTGTTGTCATCGGCAAAATTTCCCCAAGTAAGAGCAACTATACCGGGATTACCTTTTTTACACGCTTTTGCATCCCTTGATTCTGGTTGTATGCAGCCGCCATTTACAGCCGCAGCAGCTACACTGGAGCAATATCAGACCTTGTTACAGGCTTTGGATTTGCAGGCATCTGACCCTTACAATCTGTTAGTTACGCGAGAATGGATGCTCATTGTACCGCGATCGCATGAAAAATTCGAGTCAATTTCTGTCAACTCCTTAGGGTTTGCAGGTGCTTTGTTGGTGCGAAATCAAACAGAAATGCAGATTCTCAAAGAGCAAGGGCCGATGAATATTCTCAAGAGCGTTGGTGTAGCAATCATATCTGAGTTGTGA
- a CDS encoding bifunctional orotidine-5'-phosphate decarboxylase/orotate phosphoribosyltransferase translates to MNFYDKLNTTISQNQSLLFVGLDPNPEMMPECYASQDIITGLGNWLQFIITETAAKVCAYKPTLGFYEALGIPGLELLHKTLAAIPNHIPIILDAKHSDLNTSTIFARAVFEQWRVDAITLNPYSGQDHVAPFLVYSDKAVFVLCCTSNPGAETLQQYPTNESPFYLQVVKESKNWGTPEQLGLEVGTTNPNTLALIRAAAPERIIMVRSIWAENSNLTAILTAGLNNNGDGLLIPVPQDMLGKPQLAEEVKSLNVEINQARTDIIQSNSNCSVWLPDVCFLNQHPRQDLILQLYDIGCIMFGSFVQASGAVFPYYIDLRKIISNPQVFNQVLNAYEEILRNLNFDRLVGIPYGSLPTATGLALRLNCPMIFPRKEVKAHGTRKLIEGNFHPGETVVVVDDILISGKSVMEGAEKLKSVGLNINDIVVLIDHEQGVKDRLKENGYCSHAVLTISEITETLHQAGRINEEQFLAFRDSEDR, encoded by the coding sequence ATGAACTTTTACGATAAATTAAACACGACTATTTCACAAAATCAGAGCTTATTATTTGTAGGACTCGATCCAAATCCAGAAATGATGCCTGAATGCTACGCCTCTCAAGATATCATTACTGGACTGGGGAATTGGTTGCAATTTATTATTACTGAAACTGCTGCTAAAGTTTGTGCGTATAAGCCAACTTTGGGCTTTTATGAAGCATTAGGTATTCCAGGTTTAGAATTATTACACAAAACTTTAGCAGCTATTCCCAACCATATTCCGATTATTTTAGATGCTAAACACAGTGATTTAAATACTAGTACTATCTTTGCGCGGGCTGTGTTTGAACAATGGCGAGTAGATGCAATTACTCTCAATCCCTATTCTGGACAAGATCATGTAGCGCCGTTTTTGGTTTATTCTGATAAGGCAGTGTTTGTGTTGTGTTGCACATCCAATCCTGGAGCGGAAACTTTACAACAATACCCAACAAATGAATCGCCTTTTTATTTGCAGGTGGTAAAGGAATCAAAAAATTGGGGTACTCCAGAGCAATTGGGTTTAGAAGTAGGGACTACAAACCCTAATACTTTAGCACTGATTCGGGCAGCGGCTCCCGAACGAATTATTATGGTTCGCAGTATTTGGGCTGAAAATAGTAATCTGACTGCAATTTTAACAGCAGGTTTGAATAATAACGGTGATGGTTTACTGATTCCCGTACCTCAAGATATGTTGGGTAAACCACAACTAGCGGAAGAAGTCAAGTCTTTAAATGTAGAAATTAATCAAGCTAGAACTGATATTATTCAAAGTAATTCTAATTGCTCAGTGTGGTTACCTGATGTTTGTTTTTTAAATCAACATCCCCGCCAAGATTTGATTTTACAACTGTATGATATTGGCTGCATTATGTTTGGTAGTTTTGTCCAGGCATCAGGAGCAGTCTTTCCTTATTATATAGATTTACGCAAAATTATTTCTAATCCTCAAGTTTTTAATCAAGTTCTTAATGCTTATGAGGAGATTTTACGAAACCTGAATTTTGATAGGTTGGTAGGTATTCCCTATGGTTCTTTACCTACTGCTACTGGTTTAGCTCTACGCCTTAATTGTCCGATGATTTTTCCCCGAAAAGAAGTGAAAGCACACGGAACGAGAAAGTTAATTGAGGGGAATTTTCATCCTGGTGAAACAGTTGTTGTGGTTGATGATATTCTGATTAGTGGTAAAAGTGTAATGGAAGGAGCGGAGAAACTCAAGTCAGTGGGTTTAAATATAAATGACATTGTAGTACTTATCGACCATGAACAAGGGGTTAAAGATAGGTTAAAAGAAAATGGCTACTGCAGTCATGCCGTTTTAACCATTTCCGAAATTACAGAAACCCTACACCAAGCAGGACGAATTAATGAAGAGCAATTTTTAGCTTTTAGGGATAGTGAAGATAGATGA
- a CDS encoding ATP-binding protein: MKNKKIVNKLLFWFLLIALLPLIIVTSLKYYIASNSQVKEVNNNLVAIAESKAKEIETYITERQKNAATIAQIPNIVDAIEQYQTAFEKYGVNSSAYHQVDEKYRPFLTNYLEIFGYSDIFLVSQSGDAIFSVKRGQEFGSNYDKGRDNSSELAKVFDRAKTLMQVEISNFSYYKPTKQPAAFIASPVFKDNLIIGVVVLQLNNQEFNKVVNDYTGLGKTGETIVGSVVGKRIVFTSPTRHDQKAAFHRTININQQKLHPLNLASHGIKGTGITLDYRGHETIAAWRYLPSLNAGLVVKMDTAEAFASLKTQRNIVIVLGIVTLLWVICAAIVVAKSISKPVVKLTQVVQEFAQGNLHKQAPVISHDEIGQLAQSFNRMAVQLEVSFDTIKERERELAIAKEQLEAVLVQLQQEVEQLAVQLVQSEKMSSLGQLVAGVAHEINNPVNFIDANLTYANNYTQDLLRLLQLYQQHYPHPVPEIQDEAATIDFDFLITDFPRLLTSMKVGATRIKEIVLSLRNFSRLDEAEFKAVNIHEGIDNTLMILENRLKATSKNPGIEVSKEYSELPLVECYAGQLNQVFMNILANAIDASEESTNQPQIRICTELIGDTQVIIRIADNGLGIPDNLQKRLFDPFFTTKPVGKGTGLGLSISYKIITEKHQGKVQCISSVGKGTEFVITIPIHQNLKS; this comes from the coding sequence TTGAAAAACAAAAAAATTGTCAATAAATTGCTGTTTTGGTTTTTATTAATTGCTTTACTTCCGCTGATTATAGTTACCTCTCTGAAATATTATATTGCCAGTAATTCTCAAGTCAAAGAAGTCAATAATAATCTGGTTGCTATTGCCGAAAGCAAAGCTAAGGAAATAGAAACTTATATCACTGAAAGGCAAAAAAATGCCGCTACTATTGCACAAATACCAAATATAGTTGATGCGATAGAGCAATATCAAACAGCTTTTGAGAAGTATGGTGTTAACTCATCAGCCTATCATCAAGTAGATGAGAAATATCGACCATTCTTAACTAATTATTTAGAAATATTTGGTTACTCTGATATTTTTCTGGTTTCTCAATCTGGTGATGCTATTTTTTCGGTGAAACGTGGTCAAGAATTTGGCTCAAACTACGATAAGGGAAGGGATAATAGTTCTGAATTGGCGAAAGTATTTGATAGAGCCAAAACATTGATGCAAGTGGAAATTTCTAATTTTAGTTATTATAAGCCGACTAAGCAACCAGCTGCATTTATCGCTTCTCCCGTCTTTAAAGATAATTTGATTATTGGTGTAGTAGTGCTGCAACTGAATAATCAAGAGTTTAATAAAGTGGTCAATGATTATACTGGTTTGGGAAAAACAGGTGAGACAATTGTAGGCTCCGTGGTTGGTAAACGCATAGTTTTTACCTCTCCTACCCGACACGATCAAAAGGCGGCTTTTCACAGAACTATTAATATTAATCAGCAGAAACTACACCCACTTAATTTAGCATCTCACGGTATTAAGGGAACTGGGATTACCCTTGATTATCGAGGTCACGAAACTATTGCTGCTTGGAGATACTTACCTTCTTTAAATGCAGGATTGGTAGTGAAAATGGATACGGCTGAAGCTTTTGCATCTTTAAAAACCCAAAGAAATATTGTTATAGTTTTAGGAATAGTTACACTTTTGTGGGTGATATGTGCGGCTATTGTAGTTGCCAAATCAATTTCTAAACCCGTTGTTAAACTTACTCAAGTTGTTCAAGAATTTGCTCAAGGAAATTTGCATAAACAAGCACCAGTCATTTCTCACGATGAAATCGGTCAATTGGCGCAATCATTTAATCGGATGGCAGTCCAACTCGAAGTATCTTTTGATACTATCAAAGAGCGGGAAAGAGAACTAGCGATCGCTAAAGAACAATTAGAAGCAGTTTTGGTACAATTGCAACAGGAGGTCGAGCAATTAGCTGTGCAATTGGTGCAAAGTGAAAAGATGTCTAGTTTGGGACAGCTAGTGGCTGGTGTAGCACATGAAATCAACAACCCAGTCAACTTTATTGATGCTAACCTCACCTATGCCAATAATTATACGCAAGATTTACTGAGACTATTACAACTTTACCAGCAACACTATCCCCACCCAGTCCCAGAAATCCAAGATGAAGCAGCAACTATCGATTTTGATTTCTTAATTACAGATTTTCCGAGGCTGCTAACTTCGATGAAAGTTGGTGCTACAAGAATTAAAGAAATTGTCTTGTCTCTGCGAAACTTTTCTCGCTTGGATGAGGCAGAATTTAAAGCAGTGAATATTCACGAGGGTATAGATAATACTTTGATGATTTTAGAAAATCGTCTCAAAGCTACATCTAAAAATCCCGGAATTGAGGTGAGTAAAGAATATAGTGAATTACCACTAGTTGAGTGTTATGCTGGACAACTAAATCAAGTTTTTATGAATATTTTAGCGAATGCAATTGATGCTTCAGAAGAGTCAACAAATCAACCCCAAATTCGCATTTGTACAGAACTTATAGGGGATACACAAGTGATAATTAGGATTGCTGATAATGGTTTGGGTATTCCTGATAATTTGCAGAAGCGTTTGTTTGACCCTTTTTTCACAACCAAACCTGTGGGTAAAGGTACAGGGTTAGGTTTATCTATTAGTTATAAGATTATCACGGAGAAACATCAGGGAAAAGTGCAGTGTATTTCCTCTGTTGGTAAGGGGACAGAATTCGTGATTACTATTCCTATACATCAAAATCTCAAGTCATAA
- a CDS encoding cysteine desulfurase-like protein, which produces MQSFDLKWIRAQFPALTQEINAQPAIFFDGPGGTQVPGAVLDAMSDYLVRSNANAHGTFATSARTDALIDAARAASADFLGCDSDEVVFGANMTTLTFTLSRAIARELKPGDEIIVTRLDHYANVSPWYALEEQGVTIRVVDINVEDCTLDMQELEQQINQRTRLVAIGYASNAVGTINDVAQVVLLAHAVGALVFVDAVHYTPHAPIDVRSLDCDFLACSVYKFFGPHVGILYGKREHLTRLQPYKVQPAPAESPSRWETGTLNHEGLAGLVAAINYLAKLGCRLSPAIDNEVLKAFLETHTEKWETFRCPRIPTSPDEPTHLTSTSYPNRRVALLAAMSAIQSYEKELSQKLIPGLLEIPGLTFYGITNPQRFAWRTPTVAFRLAGQTPASVAKALGDRGIFTWHGHFYAIGLTEKLGVEAGGGLLRIGLVHYNTVEEINRLLQTLQEIVALSPV; this is translated from the coding sequence ATGCAGTCTTTTGACCTGAAATGGATACGTGCCCAGTTTCCAGCATTGACACAGGAAATCAACGCTCAACCCGCCATTTTCTTTGATGGCCCCGGTGGTACCCAGGTACCCGGAGCAGTGCTAGATGCGATGAGTGACTATCTGGTGAGGTCAAACGCCAATGCCCACGGCACTTTTGCTACCAGTGCGCGGACAGATGCTCTGATTGATGCGGCGCGAGCTGCTAGTGCTGATTTTTTGGGGTGCGACAGCGATGAGGTGGTATTTGGCGCTAACATGACCACCCTCACCTTTACTTTAAGTCGAGCGATCGCCAGGGAACTAAAACCAGGTGATGAAATTATTGTCACTCGCCTTGACCATTACGCCAATGTGTCCCCTTGGTACGCCTTGGAAGAACAGGGTGTAACTATCCGCGTTGTGGATATCAATGTGGAAGACTGCACCTTAGATATGCAAGAACTAGAACAGCAAATTAATCAGCGGACGCGGTTGGTGGCTATTGGCTATGCATCTAACGCCGTGGGGACAATTAATGATGTAGCTCAGGTGGTGCTACTCGCTCATGCGGTGGGGGCTTTGGTGTTCGTAGATGCAGTCCACTATACCCCCCATGCTCCCATAGATGTGCGATCGCTAGACTGTGACTTTCTCGCCTGTTCGGTTTACAAATTCTTCGGTCCCCACGTGGGTATTTTGTACGGTAAACGAGAACATCTGACTCGCTTACAGCCTTATAAAGTGCAACCAGCACCAGCAGAATCGCCTTCCCGGTGGGAAACAGGCACCCTGAATCATGAAGGCTTGGCAGGATTAGTAGCAGCAATTAATTATCTGGCAAAACTGGGTTGTCGTCTTTCACCCGCAATTGATAATGAGGTACTCAAAGCCTTCTTAGAAACTCACACAGAAAAATGGGAAACCTTCCGCTGTCCTCGCATTCCCACATCACCAGATGAGCCAACACATTTAACATCCACTTCCTATCCCAATCGGCGTGTGGCTTTGCTGGCTGCAATGTCAGCGATTCAGTCCTACGAAAAAGAACTGAGCCAAAAACTAATTCCTGGATTGTTGGAGATTCCTGGTTTAACCTTCTATGGTATTACCAATCCCCAACGCTTTGCTTGGCGCACACCAACAGTAGCTTTCCGACTAGCGGGACAAACACCAGCAAGTGTGGCGAAAGCATTAGGCGATCGTGGTATCTTTACTTGGCATGGTCATTTTTATGCGATCGGTCTTACAGAAAAGCTAGGAGTGGAAGCCGGCGGCGGTTTACTGCGAATTGGACTAGTACACTACAACACAGTTGAAGAGATTAATCGACTATTGCAAACTTTGCAGGAAATAGTAGCCCTTTCTCCAGTTTGA
- a CDS encoding type II toxin-antitoxin system HicB family antitoxin yields the protein MSKFKYQMLIQWSLEDNCFLVGFPDFSGQRWRTHGDTYKESVTNGIEALESLIMAYEATNEPLPEPTVNQAA from the coding sequence ATGAGTAAATTTAAGTATCAAATGCTGATTCAATGGTCTCTTGAAGACAACTGCTTCTTGGTTGGATTTCCTGATTTTTCTGGACAGCGTTGGCGGACTCATGGCGATACTTATAAGGAGTCCGTGACGAACGGCATTGAAGCGTTAGAGTCTCTAATCATGGCTTACGAAGCCACAAATGAACCACTTCCGGAGCCAACTGTTAATCAAGCCGCCTAA
- the psb34 gene encoding photosystem II assembly protein Psb34, whose protein sequence is MYTTINEDGVLNNYATEPQVYYAEYPAIWEQRKYVVQGVFATLIVTTLVLVALSVG, encoded by the coding sequence ATGTATACAACCATTAACGAAGACGGCGTTCTCAACAACTACGCAACTGAACCCCAGGTATATTACGCTGAGTACCCCGCAATTTGGGAACAACGCAAATATGTTGTCCAAGGTGTGTTTGCAACTTTAATTGTCACCACTTTAGTTTTGGTTGCTTTAAGCGTTGGCTAA
- the urtA gene encoding urea ABC transporter substrate-binding protein — protein sequence MYLIIIKGNLSLGKFTSRKIIILVLAFALGVTIFFLTHSQIQVSQKPIKVGILHSLSGTMAISEKSVVDATLLAIAEINEKGGVLGRKIQPIIVDGKSDWTTFAQQAEYLITKEKVVTVFGCWTSASRKTVKPVFEKHNHLLIYPVQYEGLEESPNIVYTGAAPNQQIIPAVKWSFDNLGKRFFLIGSDYVFPRTANAIIKDQVVALRGEILGEEYILLGSNNVADVIKKIVDTQPDVILNTINGDSNIAFFQALRQAGITPNKIPTISFSIAEEELRSLPREDVVGDYAVWNYFQSIDEATNRDFIRNFQQKYGKNRVTSDPIEAGYFGVYLWAQAVEDAGTDEVNTIREYIKDQSFKAPEGIVYLDSDNQHTWKTVRVGKIKADGQFKIVWNSEKPIRPIPYPISRSKADWEIFLKTLYQSWNNNWANPG from the coding sequence ATGTATTTGATCATTATCAAAGGTAACTTGTCGTTGGGAAAATTTACGAGTAGAAAAATTATTATTTTAGTATTAGCTTTTGCATTAGGAGTAACAATATTTTTTTTGACTCATTCCCAAATACAAGTCTCACAAAAACCTATTAAAGTTGGCATTCTCCATTCTCTGAGTGGCACAATGGCAATTAGTGAGAAATCTGTCGTTGATGCTACCTTACTGGCGATTGCAGAAATTAACGAAAAAGGTGGTGTTTTAGGTAGAAAAATTCAGCCAATTATCGTTGATGGTAAATCTGATTGGACTACATTTGCTCAACAAGCAGAATACCTAATTACTAAAGAAAAAGTTGTTACAGTCTTTGGTTGCTGGACTTCTGCTAGTCGCAAAACTGTTAAACCAGTGTTTGAAAAACACAATCATCTGCTGATTTATCCTGTGCAGTATGAAGGATTGGAGGAGTCGCCCAATATTGTCTACACAGGTGCTGCACCAAACCAACAAATTATACCTGCTGTAAAATGGTCTTTTGATAATTTAGGTAAACGGTTTTTCTTGATAGGTTCTGATTATGTTTTTCCCCGAACTGCCAATGCCATTATCAAGGATCAAGTGGTGGCTTTGCGAGGAGAAATCTTAGGGGAAGAATATATACTTTTGGGTAGTAATAATGTTGCAGATGTCATCAAAAAAATTGTAGACACTCAGCCAGATGTCATTTTAAACACAATTAATGGTGACAGTAATATTGCTTTTTTTCAAGCTTTGAGACAAGCCGGAATTACCCCCAATAAAATACCTACTATTTCATTTAGTATTGCGGAAGAAGAACTACGTTCATTGCCCAGAGAAGATGTAGTAGGCGATTATGCAGTCTGGAATTACTTTCAGAGTATTGATGAGGCAACAAATCGAGATTTTATCAGAAATTTTCAGCAAAAGTATGGCAAAAATAGAGTGACATCTGATCCGATTGAAGCAGGCTACTTTGGTGTTTATTTGTGGGCACAAGCCGTTGAAGATGCTGGTACAGATGAAGTGAATACTATTCGAGAATATATCAAAGACCAGAGTTTTAAAGCCCCTGAAGGGATTGTATATTTAGATTCTGATAACCAACATACTTGGAAAACAGTCAGAGTAGGCAAGATTAAAGCAGACGGACAATTTAAAATAGTTTGGAACTCAGAGAAACCAATTCGTCCCATACCCTATCCTATCTCCCGTTCCAAAGCTGACTGGGAGATATTCCTCAAAACTCTGTATCAGAGTTGGAACAATAACTGGGCTAATCCTGGTTGA
- the argJ gene encoding bifunctional glutamate N-acetyltransferase/amino-acid acetyltransferase ArgJ gives MPLDISLTPQGFSTYIANLGIRDATDDFVLIKSDVPCVADGVFTQSLFAGPSVTISRRHLEDNQAQGIVVISKNANVANGAVGTADAEEIIQLVANETGIAPENIAIASTGVIGRRYPIEKIRSGVLGIGQKLTAADFSAAARGIMTTDTVPKLAMRQVGNAKLVGIAKGVGMIEPNMATLLTFFFTDAAISANVLRSIFRSTIDKTFNCLSIDTDTSTSDSAVILANGLAGAVPENEFAQALQEVAHELTLMVAKDGEGATKVIEVNVDSALNYVQAKRVAKAIVNSPLVKTAVYGADPNWGRVAMAIGKCENDREINPDNVVIRFDQVQVYPGSSSVEDLEKLRKIMSQDKVNIHVSLNIGESSATVWGCDLTEEYVEINGKYST, from the coding sequence ATGCCATTAGATATATCTCTTACACCTCAAGGATTTAGTACATATATTGCTAATTTGGGCATCCGGGATGCAACAGATGATTTTGTACTTATTAAATCGGATGTTCCTTGTGTAGCTGATGGAGTATTCACTCAAAGTCTTTTTGCTGGGCCGAGTGTGACTATTAGCCGTCGCCATTTAGAAGACAATCAAGCACAAGGCATTGTTGTAATATCTAAAAATGCCAATGTTGCTAACGGTGCTGTTGGCACTGCTGATGCTGAAGAAATTATACAACTAGTTGCTAATGAAACGGGGATTGCTCCAGAAAATATTGCGATCGCATCTACCGGTGTCATTGGGAGACGTTACCCGATAGAAAAAATCCGTTCTGGTGTATTAGGTATAGGGCAAAAATTAACTGCTGCTGATTTTTCTGCTGCTGCACGTGGGATTATGACTACCGACACTGTACCAAAGCTAGCGATGCGGCAAGTCGGTAACGCCAAGTTGGTAGGTATTGCTAAAGGTGTGGGGATGATTGAGCCGAATATGGCTACACTTCTAACGTTCTTTTTTACTGATGCTGCAATTTCTGCAAATGTGCTGCGTTCTATTTTTCGCTCTACTATCGATAAAACTTTTAACTGCTTGAGTATAGATACTGACACTTCTACTAGCGATAGCGCTGTAATTTTAGCAAATGGTTTAGCTGGTGCAGTTCCAGAAAATGAATTTGCTCAAGCATTGCAAGAAGTTGCTCATGAGTTAACGCTGATGGTTGCGAAAGATGGGGAAGGCGCTACTAAGGTGATTGAAGTGAATGTGGATTCGGCGCTGAATTATGTGCAAGCTAAACGAGTTGCTAAAGCAATTGTGAATTCACCATTAGTAAAAACTGCTGTTTATGGAGCAGATCCCAATTGGGGAAGGGTAGCTATGGCGATAGGTAAATGTGAAAATGATCGAGAAATAAATCCAGACAATGTAGTTATTAGATTTGATCAAGTGCAAGTTTATCCTGGTAGTTCATCTGTAGAAGATTTGGAAAAACTGCGAAAAATTATGTCCCAGGATAAAGTAAATATTCATGTTAGCCTCAATATTGGGGAATCTTCGGCAACTGTATGGGGATGTGATTTAACAGAAGAATATGTAGAGATTAATGGTAAATACTCAACTTGA